Proteins encoded within one genomic window of Diorhabda sublineata isolate icDioSubl1.1 chromosome 1, icDioSubl1.1, whole genome shotgun sequence:
- the LOC130447073 gene encoding HIG1 domain family member 1A, mitochondrial-like isoform X1 produces the protein MSITAMNESSRMFYEQESQSDRLVRKSKETPFFPIAIGVCLAAVGYGVYAFKNKGKMSTSVYLMHLRVGAQGAAVGSLTLGLIYTMVNKHILNKPE, from the exons ATGTCCATTA caGCAATGAACGAATCAAGCAGAATGTTCTACGAACAAGAAAGTCAATCAGATCGACTTGTTAGAAAATCGAAAGAAACTCCATTTTTTCCCATag CTATTGGAGTATGTCTTGCTGCTGTAGGTTATGGAGTTtatgcatttaaaaataaaggcaAAATGAGTACAAGTGTGTATTTAATGCATCTTCGGGTTGGAGCACAAGGAGCGGCTGTAGGTTCATTAACTTTAGGTTTAATCTACACAATGGTCAACAAACATATACTCAATAAACCTGagtaa
- the LOC130447073 gene encoding HIG1 domain family member 1A, mitochondrial-like isoform X3 codes for MNESSRMFYEQESQSDRLVRKSKETPFFPIAIGVCLAAVGYGVYAFKNKGKMSTSVYLMHLRVGAQGAAVGSLTLGLIYTMVNKHILNKPE; via the exons ATGAACGAATCAAGCAGAATGTTCTACGAACAAGAAAGTCAATCAGATCGACTTGTTAGAAAATCGAAAGAAACTCCATTTTTTCCCATag CTATTGGAGTATGTCTTGCTGCTGTAGGTTATGGAGTTtatgcatttaaaaataaaggcaAAATGAGTACAAGTGTGTATTTAATGCATCTTCGGGTTGGAGCACAAGGAGCGGCTGTAGGTTCATTAACTTTAGGTTTAATCTACACAATGGTCAACAAACATATACTCAATAAACCTGagtaa
- the LOC130447073 gene encoding HIG1 domain family member 1A, mitochondrial-like isoform X2 — MSITMNESSRMFYEQESQSDRLVRKSKETPFFPIAIGVCLAAVGYGVYAFKNKGKMSTSVYLMHLRVGAQGAAVGSLTLGLIYTMVNKHILNKPE; from the exons ATGTCCATTA CAATGAACGAATCAAGCAGAATGTTCTACGAACAAGAAAGTCAATCAGATCGACTTGTTAGAAAATCGAAAGAAACTCCATTTTTTCCCATag CTATTGGAGTATGTCTTGCTGCTGTAGGTTATGGAGTTtatgcatttaaaaataaaggcaAAATGAGTACAAGTGTGTATTTAATGCATCTTCGGGTTGGAGCACAAGGAGCGGCTGTAGGTTCATTAACTTTAGGTTTAATCTACACAATGGTCAACAAACATATACTCAATAAACCTGagtaa